The Syntrophomonadaceae bacterium DNA window CCATGCTTCATTGCTCCAACCTGTACTGGATTGAACCCCAGGTAGAACTTGCAGAAATGCTGGTAGAAAACTCCGACATGGATAAAGTGTTTTTCGCCAACAGCGGCGCCGAGGCTAACGAAGGAGCGATCAAACTAGCCAGGAAGTATGCCAAGAAACACTTGGGAGAAGATAAGTACGAGCTGATTACCATGCAGAAGTCCTTCCATGGCCGTACCCTGGCCACCCTCACCGCTACCGGCCAGGATAAATTCCATAAAGGTTATGCCCCCTTGCCGGTAGGGTTTCGTTATGTGCCTTTTAATGACCTGGATGCCCTGGCGGAAGCCGTCGGTCCCCATACCTGCGGGGTAATGCTGGAACCGGTCCAGGGAGAAGGCGGTGTTTTTGCTGCAACGCAGGAATACCTGGCTGGGGTAGCCGATATTTGCCGGAGCAAAGGCCTCTTGCTGATCTTTGATGAGGTCCAGTGCGGGTTGGGACGGACAGGCAAACTGTTTGCTTACCAGCATTACGGTATCGTGCCTGACATTCTTACCCTGGCCAAGGCCCTCGGTGGCGGCGTCCCGATTGGGGCCCTCCTGGCGACAGAATCAGTTGCTGCCGCCTTCCAGCCGGGTGACCATGCTTCTACTTTTGGCGGAAACCCGCTGGCTGCTGCTGCCGGGGTGGCAGCCTTGTCAACCATCCTGGAAGAAGGTTTAGCCAAAAGGGCAGGGGAGGCAGGCCAGTACCTGAAGGAAAAACTGGCGGAAATCCAGTCAGCTGTTCAAGGAATAAAAGAAGTCCGCGGAATGGGGCTCCTATTGGGAATAGAACTGGATAGGGAGGTGGCTCCGATTATCGCCAGGTGCCACGAGAAAGGGCTCCTCCTGAGCAGTGCGGGTCCCCAGGTGCTCAGGCTGCTCCCGCCCCTTAATGTGACCGGAGCGGAAATTGACCAGGCCATGAATCTGCTGACAGATGCCCTGCATACAGTTTAGCCTTGCCCTTAGGGGCAATTACAAGAGATTACCCCTTATTACTACTCCGCCGCTGAGGCGGAAACTTAAGGAGGATATTAGTTGGACGCTTTAGCAAGAAAAAAAGACTTTCAAGGCCGGGACTTTATCAGTTTAAAGGACTATGCCCCAGAGGAAATTAGCCATCTGCTCGACCTGGCGCAGGAGCTAAAGGCCCGGCAAAAACAGGGCCGGCCCCATCACCTCCTGGCCGGGAAAACC harbors:
- a CDS encoding acetylornithine transaminase; amino-acid sequence: MATTQEIMEKGKKYVMNTYGRFPLALVKGNGAKVWDADGKEYLDFVGGLAVNSLGHCHPKVATAIKSQAETMLHCSNLYWIEPQVELAEMLVENSDMDKVFFANSGAEANEGAIKLARKYAKKHLGEDKYELITMQKSFHGRTLATLTATGQDKFHKGYAPLPVGFRYVPFNDLDALAEAVGPHTCGVMLEPVQGEGGVFAATQEYLAGVADICRSKGLLLIFDEVQCGLGRTGKLFAYQHYGIVPDILTLAKALGGGVPIGALLATESVAAAFQPGDHASTFGGNPLAAAAGVAALSTILEEGLAKRAGEAGQYLKEKLAEIQSAVQGIKEVRGMGLLLGIELDREVAPIIARCHEKGLLLSSAGPQVLRLLPPLNVTGAEIDQAMNLLTDALHTV